The genomic segment ATTCAAGAAAAACAACTTTGAATATTCTATCTAAAAAACAGTATGTTCCACTTGAGAAAGAAATACACAAACTAAAAGAGCAACTTCAATCTAAAGAACATCTTGGTGAACAAAAACAAGCCGCTCTTTTAAAAGAAATTATCCAGAAAAAGGAGCAAGAACTTCGAGAAATTGAGATTAAATGCACTAAAGACATGGATAAATTTATTCGTATTAAGGAATCTTTTGAAAAGAAACTACATACAAATAAGGCTGAATTAAATATTAAATTACAGGCTTCTAAAAATATTATCAAAAGAAATTCTGAAGATCTTTTATTATCTACTAGGGATATTAAAGAACATTTGAAAGCTACTGTAAAAAACAATAAAGAATTACTTGATGTCAACAAGGTAAAACTAGACAAGTTGAGAACAATAAAAAAATCTTTAAATAAAGATATTAAAGAACTTGAAGTTCTTGCGTATTTGTCTCTTACAAAAGGAAAATATGGAGAACTACAAGACAAATTTGCCAAAAATATGAATCGAATCGAACAAATAGATATTGAACTAATTCAACTAAAAGAAAATAAGTTCTTTAATCTAATTAAAATAAAGCGATTGGAAAAAGAAAAAGAAATATTACAAAAAGATTCAGCTATGTTATCTAAAGAATTTAAAGAATTAAAAGCCTCTATACCTCAAGAAAAATTAACAGAAGAGATAATTAATACAAGAAATACTCTAAATGAAAAAGAAAAAACCATTAACGAGAAAATAAATCTTATTCTTTCAGAAAACAAAGAACTGAACTCTATAAATAGTGTTTGTTATGAATTATTTGAACAATATCAGGCTCAAGAACAGAAAGAACTACCAAACAAATATTTAGATGTATTATCAGATAATATCCCAGTAATAAAAAATACTGGCTCATGGAATCTTAAATTAGAAAATGATAAGGAACATGTAATACGAATGTAAGGAGAATTTATGAAGAAAAAATTATTTTTACTATTCTTTAATTTTGTTTTTAACGCTTACTCTGTTCAGACACTAGGAAAGTATTATGAACAGAAAATAATTAACTCTGAGGTGGCTATAAACGCTTATAATGACGTAAATAGATTCTCTTCTGAGTTTGATGTAGATGAAAAATTAATTACTGCTATCATACAGACTGAAAGTAATTTCAATCCTACAGCTATTAGCAAAAAAGGTGCTATTGGTTTTATGCAGATTATGCCAAAAACCGCTGAACTATTAAATATTGATCCATATGATTCTACTCAAAATATTTACGCGGGTATTAAATATTTTAAACAATTACTTGAAATTAATAATAACAATATCCCATTAGCATTAGCAGCCTATAATGCTGGTATGGGAAATGTTGTGAAATATGATAGTATTCCTCCATTTTTAGAAACTCAATTATACATAGAAAAAGTTCTTAAAACATATAATACGCTTTCGGGAACTAAAAGAACATTCTATTCAAATGAATTTACTAATAATAGTTTTGAATGGGGTGGTGAGGAAAATGAAAATTAAAGAACTCAATAGGAAATTGGAAAATATTAATAATCAACTAAGATCTTTAAGAGTAAAAAAATCGAATTTCACTTTAAACATTAGTTTAGAGAAAAGAAAAAAGAGGGTTAAAAACTTAATTGTACTTGGTGCTAATTTTGAGATCTTAGGATACGAAAAAGAAAATA from the Cetobacterium ceti genome contains:
- a CDS encoding lytic transglycosylase domain-containing protein, yielding MKKKLFLLFFNFVFNAYSVQTLGKYYEQKIINSEVAINAYNDVNRFSSEFDVDEKLITAIIQTESNFNPTAISKKGAIGFMQIMPKTAELLNIDPYDSTQNIYAGIKYFKQLLEINNNNIPLALAAYNAGMGNVVKYDSIPPFLETQLYIEKVLKTYNTLSGTKRTFYSNEFTNNSFEWGGEENEN